In Methanocalculus alkaliphilus, one DNA window encodes the following:
- a CDS encoding homocitrate synthase family protein, with product MKKWNVEICDVTLRDGEQTPGVSFSAEEKCRIAELLDSVGVDVIEAGFPVVSKNEAACVRKIVDLDLDARICCLSRALKDDIDCAIRCDIDMVSIFIATSDLHMKIKYKKPREEVLAGALEMIEYAHDHGLQVRFAAEDASRTDLSFLREMYAQGAEYGANYVSYADTVGCLTPLEMSRVVDDLLTDLPIPLCIHCHDDMGCATANTITAAERGAYQLHTTVNGIGERAGNASLEEVLTAVRFKGGVDRYDLSHLLTLSTAVSEASGIPISKTKAIVGEHAFAHESGIHIAALIEDSSTYEYIHPALVGGQRHYILGKHTGKKAVAHILRSMGHEISEAQICWILDQVKSRGESKCSITHDLLLSLIHQAEAEVLR from the coding sequence ATGAAAAAGTGGAATGTTGAGATATGTGATGTAACGCTCCGGGATGGTGAACAGACCCCTGGTGTATCATTCTCCGCCGAGGAGAAGTGCCGGATTGCAGAATTACTTGACAGCGTCGGTGTTGATGTCATCGAGGCGGGTTTTCCCGTCGTCTCGAAGAATGAGGCCGCCTGTGTCCGGAAGATCGTTGATCTGGATCTAGATGCACGGATCTGCTGCCTCTCACGAGCATTGAAGGATGATATCGACTGTGCGATCCGCTGCGACATTGATATGGTCAGCATCTTCATCGCTACATCGGATCTGCATATGAAGATCAAGTACAAAAAGCCGCGGGAAGAGGTCCTTGCAGGGGCGCTTGAGATGATCGAGTATGCTCATGACCATGGTCTCCAGGTCCGTTTTGCAGCAGAAGATGCATCACGAACGGATCTCTCCTTCCTCCGTGAGATGTACGCACAAGGTGCTGAATACGGTGCGAATTATGTCTCCTATGCCGACACCGTCGGATGCCTGACACCCCTTGAGATGAGCCGGGTCGTCGATGATCTCCTCACTGATCTTCCTATTCCGCTCTGCATCCATTGTCACGATGACATGGGGTGTGCAACTGCAAATACCATCACCGCAGCAGAACGGGGGGCATACCAGCTTCACACCACCGTCAACGGGATCGGTGAGCGTGCCGGAAACGCATCGCTTGAGGAGGTACTGACCGCAGTCCGGTTCAAAGGGGGTGTTGACCGGTATGATCTCTCCCACCTTCTGACACTAAGCACTGCCGTCTCGGAGGCATCAGGAATTCCCATATCAAAGACGAAGGCAATCGTCGGAGAGCATGCCTTTGCCCATGAATCCGGGATACATATCGCCGCACTCATCGAGGACTCCTCGACCTACGAATATATCCATCCCGCACTCGTCGGGGGGCAGCGGCACTACATCCTTGGAAAACATACCGGAAAGAAGGCGGTCGCCCATATCCTCAGATCGATGGGCCATGAGATCTCCGAAGCACAGATCTGCTGGATCCTCGATCAGGTCAAATCGAGGGGGGAGAGCAAATGCAGCATCACCCATGACCTCCTCCTCTCGCTCATCCATCAGGCAGAGGCTGAGGTGCTGCGATGA
- a CDS encoding thiamine pyrophosphate-dependent enzyme has product MKGYEVIAHHLKECAEAIYTVPGYPVTEIGTVVSAETVINEKVALEYALGDSLSRRRSAVIVKHVGMNALADPLINATTQGLIAGVVIIAGDDPLAVSSQNAQDSRYYGEIAQCPVIEPGEETVNEAVATAFEVSERFSRITILRVTPKLLDAETECGDTIQMIRKGRLAEADLTIAGRVTRAEKGTGGLFAWAAGSGLNRIREGDTGVGAVLAPSHVTISYPPPKLPPGSKILEIGRPFVREHQSLLPPPVSRNSERFSDRGYYRTFCTACPYRPLFSVLVKRGMKVIPDIGCSLLLLNPPYQAGIASYGLGSSIAVAAKSTRVAVIGDGALLHSGLNALIDCYEMGYPLLCIVLENHCMAMTGGQRSYDIRRYLAWADPVIIPAEDTDALETILSLPVEGPKIVIVEGSCPEGACYEKVEC; this is encoded by the coding sequence ATGAAAGGGTATGAGGTGATTGCTCACCATCTGAAGGAATGTGCCGAGGCGATCTATACCGTCCCCGGTTATCCGGTAACGGAGATTGGAACTGTGGTATCCGCAGAGACGGTCATTAACGAGAAGGTCGCCCTTGAGTATGCCCTGGGTGACTCCCTCTCCAGGCGGCGTTCTGCGGTCATCGTCAAACATGTCGGGATGAATGCACTCGCGGACCCCCTCATCAATGCTACAACCCAGGGGCTCATCGCTGGTGTCGTCATCATCGCCGGTGATGATCCTCTTGCTGTATCTTCTCAGAATGCCCAGGACTCACGGTACTATGGTGAGATTGCACAATGCCCGGTGATCGAGCCTGGGGAAGAGACGGTGAACGAGGCGGTGGCAACCGCATTTGAAGTATCGGAACGCTTCTCAAGGATTACAATCCTTCGGGTCACCCCAAAACTTCTTGATGCTGAGACCGAATGTGGCGATACCATCCAGATGATACGAAAAGGACGTCTTGCAGAGGCTGACCTGACGATAGCGGGCAGGGTGACCCGTGCTGAGAAGGGAACCGGCGGACTCTTCGCATGGGCTGCCGGATCCGGGCTGAACAGGATCAGAGAGGGTGATACCGGTGTCGGCGCCGTACTGGCACCCTCGCATGTCACCATCTCCTATCCTCCGCCAAAACTACCTCCCGGTTCGAAGATCCTTGAGATCGGGAGGCCGTTTGTGCGGGAGCACCAGTCGCTTCTCCCCCCGCCGGTCTCCAGGAACTCAGAACGCTTCTCAGATCGCGGGTACTACCGGACATTCTGCACAGCCTGTCCATACCGCCCGCTCTTCTCGGTTCTGGTGAAGCGGGGCATGAAGGTCATCCCGGATATCGGCTGTTCACTCCTCCTGCTGAATCCTCCTTATCAGGCAGGTATTGCAAGTTATGGTCTGGGTTCCTCCATTGCAGTTGCGGCGAAGAGTACCCGGGTTGCGGTTATCGGTGATGGCGCTCTCCTTCACTCAGGACTGAATGCCCTCATCGACTGCTATGAGATGGGCTATCCGCTCCTCTGTATCGTCCTTGAAAACCATTGTATGGCAATGACCGGCGGCCAGAGATCATATGATATCCGCCGGTACCTGGCATGGGCAGATCCGGTCATCATCCCTGCTGAAGATACCGACGCCCTTGAAACAATCCTTTCCCTTCCAGTGGAAGGCCCAAAGATCGTCATCGTTGAAGGTTCATGCCCGGAGGGTGCCTGTTATGAAAAAGTGGAATGTTGA